A window of the Ardenticatenales bacterium genome harbors these coding sequences:
- a CDS encoding class I SAM-dependent methyltransferase — protein MKYVNCNLCGRDEWRVRLPATVSANGNLDVRAFRCTSADYGQHPQIVECRHCGYVYANPRWPADQLLDAYVNVEDETYVNERQGRLLTFRKHLAAMQKHTGPAQGRRLLDVGAYIGVFVEVALEAGWDARGVEPSEWAVREAQAHGLPVLHGTQEAADLDGQQFDVITMWDVIEHVADPAAELARAYDLLRPGGLIAVHTMDIDSLTARFMGTRWPWLMEMHIHYFSRRTLAQMLQNQGYEIIWSGAEGRYLRLGYLASRLGGLNQRLGQWTDRLVRRFHLAELAIPVNFGDLFTVYARK, from the coding sequence ATGAAGTATGTCAATTGCAATTTGTGTGGGCGGGATGAGTGGCGGGTGCGCCTGCCGGCAACGGTTTCCGCCAACGGGAACCTGGATGTGCGCGCTTTTCGGTGCACGAGCGCTGATTATGGACAGCACCCGCAGATTGTGGAATGCCGGCATTGCGGCTACGTATACGCCAATCCCCGCTGGCCCGCCGATCAACTGCTGGACGCCTACGTCAACGTCGAAGACGAAACCTACGTCAATGAACGGCAGGGGCGACTGCTGACCTTCCGCAAACATCTGGCCGCCATGCAGAAACATACCGGTCCCGCGCAAGGTCGCCGCCTGCTTGATGTGGGCGCATACATTGGCGTGTTTGTGGAAGTTGCCCTGGAGGCGGGATGGGACGCTCGCGGCGTGGAGCCATCGGAATGGGCCGTGCGGGAAGCGCAGGCGCATGGCCTGCCTGTGCTGCACGGAACCCAGGAGGCGGCGGACCTGGACGGACAGCAGTTTGATGTGATCACCATGTGGGACGTGATCGAACACGTCGCCGATCCGGCGGCGGAATTGGCCCGCGCCTACGACCTGCTGCGTCCGGGAGGCCTCATTGCCGTGCATACCATGGACATCGACAGCCTCACTGCCCGCTTCATGGGGACGCGCTGGCCCTGGTTGATGGAAATGCACATCCACTATTTCAGCCGCCGTACGCTGGCCCAAATGCTACAAAATCAAGGATATGAAATCATCTGGTCGGGCGCGGAGGGGCGTTATCTGCGCCTCGGCTACCTGGCCTCGCGGTTGGGTGGCCTCAACCAACGCCTGGGCCAATGGACCGACCGCCTGGTGCGTCGCTTCCACCTGGCGGAACTCGCCATCCCCGTCAACTTCGGCGACCTCTTCACCGTCTATGCGCGGAAGTAG
- a CDS encoding polyprenol monophosphomannose synthase: MIQPQADNPFSNPIETYVVVPTYNEADNVDDLLAQLLALPVSLGVIVVDDNSPDGTGEMADRWAARYPRQVHVIHRPGKMGLGTAYIAGYKLALETLGATRVMTMDADFSHHPRYIPAMIEMSRHKHVVIGSRYVPGGGQRNWGWRRIVLSWAANLVTHMLLGLQARDTTAGFRLYRREVLASIPLDEVFSSGYSFLVEMLFMCQRRGWQIGEVPIIFEDRRKGQTKISRQEIFKAQYTVLRLFVRRLRGREPQRASVPVTS; this comes from the coding sequence ATGATACAACCGCAAGCGGACAATCCTTTTTCCAACCCTATTGAGACCTACGTTGTTGTGCCGACTTACAATGAGGCCGACAACGTGGATGATCTACTGGCGCAGCTTCTGGCGTTGCCCGTTTCCCTGGGCGTGATTGTGGTGGACGATAATTCCCCCGACGGCACGGGCGAGATGGCGGACCGCTGGGCGGCGCGCTATCCGCGACAGGTGCATGTCATTCACCGTCCGGGAAAAATGGGGCTGGGCACGGCCTATATCGCCGGCTATAAGCTGGCGCTGGAGACGTTGGGCGCGACGCGGGTGATGACGATGGACGCGGATTTTTCGCACCATCCGCGTTATATTCCGGCCATGATTGAGATGAGTCGCCACAAACATGTGGTTATTGGTTCGCGCTACGTGCCTGGCGGCGGGCAGCGGAACTGGGGGTGGCGACGCATTGTGTTGAGCTGGGCCGCGAATCTGGTGACGCACATGCTTTTGGGCTTGCAAGCGCGAGATACGACGGCGGGATTTCGCCTGTATCGCCGCGAGGTGTTGGCATCTATCCCGTTGGACGAGGTTTTTTCCAGCGGCTACTCCTTCTTGGTGGAGATGCTGTTTATGTGCCAGCGGCGGGGATGGCAGATTGGGGAAGTGCCGATTATTTTTGAGGATCGGCGCAAGGGGCAGACAAAAATCTCGCGCCAGGAAATTTTCAAGGCGCAGTACACGGTGCTGCGCCTGTTTGTTCGTCGCTTGCGGGGCAGAGAACCGCAGCGGGCATCGGTACCGGTGACTTCATGA